From Pseudoalteromonas viridis, the proteins below share one genomic window:
- a CDS encoding ATP-binding protein has translation MIRILSATQGKPTRWFAGMFSVLLLLLIALAVFFFERKLQNEVQFEVASQLKQNTANMAEQFERRYRADLSYLHFLKDTPPFPGIARALKNNGVDPQDNQPIELWKTRIATIFRSLIHNNSELLQLRIIMPDGREFVRVDRRRGKVERISEAKLQDKSHKDYVQETLDLSEEMHFASRISLNFENNKVQRPFTPVLRIAMPLFDADNDLFGLLVLNSSARQLIELLDSDSAEYFLTDHQGHYIYGPEPVFHYTRDLAKPRLFDDDFQLHSTAKGRVDGVIKHGTQSMQVAIQQELNSGYQGPGHEMFITAIAPPQQANALLNERRLSSYVLLAVVVLVLLLFMGGIVLFYRNRERYQEDKVVYESIIDGADEPIVSFDTQLNVQTYNSASLLIFPSLAASDRQHKITDLVALPMDRLQEAVTYFKHEEGPKDTDWYESYTLQDQTRHVNFKVSPVRGPGNQLVGITLFGRDTTKEKLSEQQVKSANEGLERLVQERTGELEAEKAKAVKASAVKSAFISTISHEMRTPLNGILGTLNLIRREPLTKKQLSYLEMTETSSSTLASLINDILDLSKIEAGKLELEQEPLNPISVVEHVVTSISLKAYEKQLNLVVDVADIDFVELVGDAGRIKQVVFNLVSNAIKFTSKGCVCVRGQTTQEAGKVFLSVTVEDTGVGIDKNNHHKIFSAFTQEDSGVSAEFGGTGLGLSICKNLCELMGGEIGFESQKNIGSKFYFTLPFALDTAKPRPHENTLGGRRFELHVVDTRERSFLSHVINKYGGTVVDHDGEFVVADHDNPHINPLAETPMYERTIVLYSEFTHQSVAEGFLAKLVKPIRLGAFLSVFDQNAIAKMLKNQHQVQVPNVQCNERNDLAGATIMIVDDNQINREVARGILHGVHANVVTCQSGHEALSALLNFEKNSQPVFAVLMDCNMPTMDGYQATRLIREGKGGESFRHLPVIAMTANAMSGERERCLAAGMDDYVTKPIQPKLLFDALTRFKSFQQPNKPSVIHQPEHPPLQTTTQDSAVGQNEQPPAVSGEVLDIDGTIARLQGDSELYLQICMLFYNKAPQKLLSLKEQCNKQDHAQVKQISHALRGQSGDIGAQRLTQLLAKLEEGASNEDGSEYSALIESIEAQYLVLEQVLQEGVFNTSSAVRQGNES, from the coding sequence ATGATAAGGATCCTGTCGGCAACACAAGGCAAACCAACGCGCTGGTTTGCGGGTATGTTTAGCGTCCTCCTGTTATTGCTGATTGCACTGGCTGTGTTTTTCTTTGAGCGCAAGCTGCAAAATGAGGTGCAGTTTGAGGTAGCCAGCCAGCTGAAGCAGAACACGGCGAATATGGCCGAGCAATTTGAGCGGCGTTACCGGGCCGACTTAAGCTATTTGCATTTTTTGAAAGACACGCCGCCTTTTCCGGGCATTGCCCGTGCACTGAAAAACAACGGTGTTGACCCACAGGACAACCAGCCCATTGAGCTGTGGAAAACCCGCATTGCCACCATTTTTAGATCTCTTATTCATAATAATTCAGAGTTATTGCAGCTAAGGATAATCATGCCGGATGGCCGGGAGTTTGTCCGGGTTGACAGACGTCGCGGTAAAGTAGAGCGGATCTCTGAAGCCAAGCTGCAGGATAAATCACACAAAGACTATGTGCAGGAAACCCTGGATTTGTCTGAGGAAATGCACTTTGCGTCGCGGATCTCTCTGAATTTTGAGAACAATAAAGTGCAGCGCCCGTTTACCCCGGTGCTGCGTATTGCCATGCCCTTATTTGATGCCGACAATGATCTATTTGGCCTGCTGGTACTGAATTCCAGTGCCCGGCAATTGATAGAGTTGCTGGACAGTGACAGCGCAGAGTACTTTTTAACCGACCATCAGGGGCACTATATTTACGGCCCGGAGCCGGTGTTTCATTATACCCGTGACCTGGCTAAGCCGAGGTTATTTGATGACGACTTTCAATTACACAGCACCGCTAAGGGTCGTGTTGATGGCGTTATTAAGCATGGTACCCAATCAATGCAGGTTGCCATTCAGCAGGAGCTGAACAGTGGCTATCAGGGACCAGGGCATGAAATGTTTATTACTGCGATTGCACCGCCCCAGCAGGCCAATGCGTTGTTAAATGAACGGCGTTTATCGAGTTATGTGCTGCTGGCTGTGGTGGTGTTGGTGCTGCTCTTGTTTATGGGCGGCATTGTGCTGTTTTATCGTAACCGGGAACGATATCAGGAAGATAAAGTAGTGTACGAGTCGATAATTGACGGTGCCGATGAGCCGATTGTCAGCTTTGACACCCAGCTGAACGTACAAACATATAACAGTGCGTCTTTGCTGATCTTTCCCAGTCTGGCGGCCAGTGATCGGCAGCATAAAATCACCGATCTGGTGGCGTTACCCATGGATCGTCTGCAAGAGGCGGTGACCTACTTTAAGCACGAAGAAGGCCCAAAAGATACCGACTGGTATGAAAGCTACACGCTGCAGGACCAGACCCGGCATGTTAATTTTAAAGTGTCTCCGGTGCGTGGCCCGGGTAACCAGTTGGTTGGGATCACCTTATTTGGCCGTGATACAACCAAAGAAAAGCTCAGTGAGCAGCAGGTTAAGAGCGCCAATGAAGGCCTGGAGCGCTTGGTACAGGAGCGCACCGGGGAGCTGGAAGCCGAAAAGGCCAAGGCCGTGAAGGCCTCTGCGGTTAAAAGTGCGTTTATTTCTACCATCAGCCATGAAATGCGCACCCCACTGAACGGCATTCTGGGCACCCTTAACCTGATCCGTCGTGAACCACTGACCAAAAAACAGCTGTCTTATTTGGAAATGACCGAGACCAGCTCGTCAACTCTGGCCTCTTTAATCAACGATATTCTCGACTTATCTAAAATCGAGGCGGGTAAACTGGAGCTGGAGCAGGAGCCGCTGAACCCCATTTCAGTGGTAGAGCATGTGGTGACTTCTATTTCGTTAAAAGCCTACGAGAAACAACTGAATCTGGTGGTGGATGTGGCGGACATCGACTTTGTAGAGCTGGTGGGCGATGCCGGGCGGATCAAGCAGGTGGTGTTTAATCTGGTGAGCAACGCCATTAAGTTTACCAGCAAGGGGTGTGTTTGCGTGCGCGGCCAGACAACGCAAGAAGCCGGCAAAGTATTCCTCAGTGTCACTGTGGAGGATACCGGAGTCGGGATTGATAAAAACAACCACCATAAGATTTTCTCTGCCTTCACGCAGGAAGACAGCGGGGTGAGTGCTGAATTTGGCGGCACCGGACTGGGCCTGTCGATTTGTAAAAACCTTTGCGAGTTAATGGGCGGGGAAATTGGCTTTGAATCGCAAAAGAACATTGGCAGCAAGTTTTACTTTACTTTGCCGTTTGCGCTCGATACCGCTAAGCCCAGACCGCATGAGAATACGTTGGGGGGGCGGCGTTTTGAGCTGCATGTGGTGGATACCCGTGAGCGCAGCTTTTTATCACATGTGATCAATAAGTACGGCGGTACTGTGGTGGATCACGATGGTGAGTTTGTGGTGGCAGATCACGATAACCCTCACATTAATCCCCTGGCTGAGACGCCCATGTATGAGCGTACCATAGTGCTGTACAGTGAATTTACCCACCAAAGTGTTGCAGAGGGCTTTTTAGCTAAGCTGGTTAAGCCCATTCGCCTGGGGGCGTTTTTATCTGTGTTTGATCAGAATGCGATTGCTAAAATGCTGAAAAACCAACATCAGGTACAGGTGCCCAACGTACAATGCAACGAGCGTAACGATTTGGCTGGTGCAACCATCATGATTGTTGATGACAACCAAATTAACCGGGAAGTTGCCCGTGGTATTCTCCATGGTGTTCATGCCAATGTAGTGACCTGTCAGTCGGGTCATGAGGCACTGAGTGCGTTACTGAATTTTGAAAAAAACAGCCAGCCAGTGTTTGCTGTTTTAATGGATTGCAATATGCCAACGATGGATGGTTATCAGGCTACGCGCCTGATCCGCGAAGGCAAAGGAGGAGAGTCGTTTCGTCATCTTCCGGTCATTGCGATGACGGCCAATGCCATGTCGGGAGAGCGGGAGCGGTGTCTGGCGGCGGGGATGGACGATTATGTCACTAAACCAATACAGCCCAAGCTGCTGTTTGATGCGCTGACTAGGTTTAAATCTTTTCAGCAGCCAAACAAGCCATCCGTCATACATCAGCCTGAGCATCCACCTTTGCAAACCACAACACAGGACAGTGCGGTGGGACAGAATGAACAACCGCCAGCGGTTTCTGGCGAAGTGCTTGATATTGATGGCACCATTGCGCGGCTACAGGGGGACTCGGAGCTGTATCTGCAAATCTGCATGCTGTTCTACAATAAAGCACCACAAAAGTTGTTATCTCTGAAAGAGCAGTGTAATAAGCAAGACCATGCTCAGGTGAAACAGATAAGCCATGCATTGCGGGGGCAAAGTGGCGACATAGGCGCACAGCGCCTGACTCAGTTGCTGGCGAAACTCGAAGAAGGCGCCAGCAACGAAGACGGCTCTGAATATAGCGCGCTAATCGAAAGTATTGAAGCTCAGTATCTGGTGCTTGAACAGGTGTTGCAGGAGGGGGTATTTAATACGTCATCTGCTGTCAGGCAGGGCAATGAAAGCTAA
- a CDS encoding CHASE domain-containing protein: MTNHQDTPVRKPRPLWQLVWPLLLVMGLGVLGGWYSHQLHLQRIDKRVKSALTSDLTRLTQAVEERMALYRYGLAGLRGAIQTVGVEHFNYERMQRYTGSRYHEQEFPGARGFGFIRFVPYDDRAAFVQDARQQRPDKQFNIKQLTPHEQSLYVIQFIEPESRNKQAVGLDIGSEAMRRVAATDAARRAEVMLTAPITLVQANQKVQHGFLILMPVYAQGTAPGTPIERMAQLAGWSYSPILIDEVLGSLKGIKRNLVLNVRDIDRRASTLFFSRGETQSQLNEYRVHSVIQLYGRTWRIELSPTMGYIDSLGLPSPYRALREAVMITLALMLVVFCVQLLILRAHQSKAHQLDLSETREKALSEANAVLEQKVVSRTAEIERVGALQRSILESATYSVVATDVHGVITVFNPAAEKLLGYKAEEMIGKLTPAVFHLELEVAQRAEELTEELGYLIEPGFEAFVAKARHGKNDVNNWTYVKRSGQLTPVRLSVSRLQDNQGQLVGFLGVAYDLTEQLEHEQALAEAKLVAEQATQAKSEFLANMSHEIRTPMNGLYGTLQLLSEESLPGSAREYLDKATYSAKALITIINDILDFSKIEAGKLSLEIRPFNLTELISHIQTDLQAVAAQKGIYLSVTGHFDHASWQGDAVRIRQILLNLLSNAIKFTQRGGVDLEIEQVQGEPGVVFTVRDTGVGIGKEAQARLFQRFEQADKSTTRRFGGTGLGLSITQSLVELMAGTIEVQSMENVGSVFTVYLPLEQCDQAEPEIHEKWSQSPDLSGARVLVAEDNEINQLVIRALLDKCNVEVAMVINGKEAVNQVARQRPDFVLMDIQMPVMDGVEACKLIKQQHPTLPVIALTANVLTEDRQKYQHAGFDGYIAKPIEQKVLWQVIAEHAPKRPSMRGRLKSI; encoded by the coding sequence GTGACCAACCACCAGGATACACCGGTAAGGAAACCCAGACCGCTGTGGCAACTGGTTTGGCCGTTATTATTGGTTATGGGGCTGGGCGTCTTGGGTGGCTGGTATAGCCATCAGTTGCACCTGCAACGCATTGATAAACGTGTAAAAAGTGCTTTAACGTCTGATCTGACCCGGCTTACTCAGGCCGTGGAAGAGCGTATGGCTTTGTACCGTTACGGGTTAGCGGGCCTGCGAGGGGCCATTCAGACCGTGGGCGTTGAGCACTTTAATTACGAGCGCATGCAGCGTTACACTGGCAGTCGTTACCATGAGCAGGAGTTTCCCGGTGCAAGAGGGTTTGGCTTCATTCGCTTTGTGCCTTATGACGACAGAGCGGCGTTTGTTCAGGACGCTCGCCAGCAACGACCCGACAAGCAATTTAATATTAAGCAGCTGACGCCCCATGAGCAAAGTTTGTACGTGATCCAGTTTATTGAACCTGAGTCGCGCAATAAGCAGGCGGTGGGTCTGGACATTGGCTCCGAAGCCATGCGCCGGGTTGCCGCAACCGATGCTGCCCGGCGCGCCGAAGTGATGCTGACAGCACCGATCACCTTAGTGCAGGCCAATCAAAAAGTGCAGCATGGTTTTTTAATTTTAATGCCGGTCTATGCACAAGGTACAGCGCCCGGTACCCCTATAGAGCGCATGGCGCAACTTGCTGGCTGGAGTTACAGCCCAATCCTTATTGATGAGGTGCTGGGCTCCCTTAAAGGCATTAAGCGTAATCTGGTTTTGAATGTCAGAGACATTGACCGCCGCGCCAGTACTTTGTTTTTCAGCCGTGGCGAGACTCAGTCGCAGCTGAATGAATATCGTGTACACAGCGTGATCCAGTTGTATGGCCGGACCTGGCGCATAGAGCTCAGCCCAACGATGGGTTATATCGACTCGCTAGGCTTGCCCAGCCCTTACCGGGCATTGCGTGAAGCGGTGATGATTACGTTGGCACTGATGCTGGTGGTCTTTTGCGTACAATTGCTCATTTTGCGCGCCCATCAGTCTAAAGCGCACCAGCTCGATTTGTCCGAGACCCGGGAAAAAGCCTTATCGGAGGCCAATGCGGTGCTGGAACAAAAGGTGGTGTCCCGGACGGCTGAAATAGAGCGGGTAGGAGCACTGCAGCGCAGCATTTTAGAAAGTGCTACCTATTCGGTGGTTGCAACCGATGTACACGGGGTGATCACGGTGTTTAACCCCGCCGCAGAAAAACTGTTGGGATATAAAGCCGAGGAAATGATTGGCAAACTGACGCCTGCGGTGTTCCATCTGGAGCTGGAGGTGGCACAGCGCGCCGAAGAGTTAACCGAGGAACTGGGCTATCTTATTGAGCCGGGGTTTGAGGCCTTTGTGGCTAAGGCCCGCCACGGCAAAAATGATGTCAATAACTGGACCTATGTGAAAAGGAGCGGGCAATTAACGCCGGTTCGTTTGAGTGTGTCACGGTTACAGGACAATCAAGGCCAGCTGGTGGGCTTTTTAGGAGTCGCATACGATTTGACCGAGCAGCTGGAGCACGAGCAGGCACTGGCAGAAGCCAAGCTGGTGGCGGAGCAGGCCACGCAGGCCAAATCAGAGTTTCTGGCCAATATGAGCCATGAAATACGCACGCCTATGAATGGCCTGTATGGCACCTTGCAACTGCTAAGTGAAGAGTCACTGCCGGGCAGCGCCCGAGAGTATCTTGATAAGGCCACTTATTCGGCAAAAGCCTTAATTACCATAATCAACGATATTCTGGATTTTTCTAAAATAGAGGCGGGTAAACTGTCTTTGGAGATCCGGCCGTTTAATCTGACCGAGCTTATCAGCCATATTCAGACGGACCTGCAAGCGGTGGCCGCACAAAAAGGGATCTACTTGTCGGTTACCGGGCACTTTGATCATGCCAGCTGGCAAGGGGATGCCGTCAGGATCCGGCAAATACTTTTAAATTTACTCTCCAATGCGATTAAATTTACCCAAAGAGGCGGGGTTGACCTGGAAATTGAACAAGTACAGGGCGAGCCGGGAGTGGTCTTTACCGTGCGTGATACCGGAGTAGGGATTGGCAAAGAGGCCCAGGCGCGGCTGTTTCAGCGCTTTGAACAGGCCGACAAATCCACCACCCGCAGATTCGGCGGGACCGGTCTTGGGCTGTCTATCACCCAGTCTTTGGTCGAGCTGATGGCGGGCACCATTGAGGTGCAGAGTATGGAAAATGTCGGCAGCGTGTTTACTGTTTATCTGCCGCTTGAACAATGCGACCAGGCTGAGCCTGAAATTCACGAAAAGTGGTCACAAAGCCCGGACTTGAGTGGCGCACGCGTGTTGGTTGCTGAGGATAATGAAATTAACCAGCTGGTGATCCGCGCTCTGCTGGATAAGTGCAATGTTGAAGTTGCCATGGTGATTAATGGCAAGGAGGCGGTTAACCAGGTAGCACGTCAGCGCCCGGATTTTGTGTTGATGGATATTCAGATGCCGGTTATGGATGGTGTAGAGGCCTGCAAGCTGATAAAACAGCAGCATCCGACATTGCCAGTCATAGCCCTGACTGCTAATGTGTTAACCGAAGACAGGCAAAAGTATCAGCATGCAGGCTTTGATGGCTATATCGCCAAGCCCATTGAGCAAAAAGTGCTCTGGCAGGTGATTGCAGAGCATGCACCTAAGCGGCCCAGCATGCGCGGTCGGTTAAAATCGATATAA
- a CDS encoding diguanylate cyclase, with protein sequence MFEIVHSIESCTVLVVDDAKVIRKLVSAILKPVCRTVSFESAETALKVCHKIKPDLIIMDIHLEGMSGLEACQQLKSDPELADIPLIFITSNQDPKTQEKCWDAGAVDFIEKPLVASTLVKRITTHLKYKVQADILTNQSFVDGLTELYNRRFFDIEIERLLKDSLRRRVPLALLLIDIDFFKKFNDSLGHLEGDQALKSVTRQVSLCARRPVDLVCRYGGEEIAVLLPDTSVHSAQQFASDIVKSIADLAIDHPMSPYKHVTVSVGLSCTGSNKATTPAQLIAQADDALYHAKEAGRNQYQASVALVS encoded by the coding sequence ATGTTTGAAATTGTACACAGTATCGAGAGTTGTACGGTATTGGTAGTTGACGATGCAAAGGTGATCCGCAAGCTGGTAAGCGCCATATTAAAGCCTGTTTGCCGCACGGTGAGTTTCGAAAGTGCCGAAACCGCGTTAAAAGTGTGCCATAAAATTAAACCAGACTTGATCATCATGGATATTCATTTAGAGGGCATGTCCGGCCTTGAGGCGTGCCAGCAGCTTAAATCAGACCCTGAGCTGGCCGATATTCCCCTGATTTTTATCACCTCTAATCAAGACCCTAAAACGCAGGAAAAGTGCTGGGATGCCGGGGCAGTGGATTTTATCGAAAAACCTTTAGTTGCCAGTACCCTGGTTAAACGGATCACCACCCACCTCAAATACAAAGTACAGGCCGATATTCTGACTAACCAGTCTTTTGTTGACGGTCTGACGGAACTCTATAACCGGCGCTTTTTTGACATCGAAATTGAGCGACTATTAAAAGACAGTTTGCGCCGTCGTGTGCCGCTGGCATTGCTGCTTATCGATATTGACTTCTTCAAAAAATTCAATGACAGCCTCGGCCACCTTGAAGGGGATCAGGCACTAAAAAGTGTGACCCGGCAGGTATCTTTGTGTGCACGTCGCCCGGTCGACTTAGTTTGCCGCTATGGCGGCGAGGAAATCGCGGTGTTGTTACCTGACACATCCGTGCACAGTGCCCAGCAATTTGCCAGTGACATTGTAAAAAGTATTGCCGATTTGGCCATTGACCACCCAATGTCTCCCTATAAACATGTGACGGTGAGTGTGGGGTTATCCTGCACCGGCAGTAACAAAGCCACAACGCCGGCGCAGTTGATAGCACAAGCCGATGACGCTTTGTATCATGCCAAAGAGGCTGGTCGTAACCAGTATCAGGCCAGCGTCGCCCTCGTGTCGTAA
- a CDS encoding metal-dependent hydrolase → MTPSAHLMMSWLCGASTVVTKRERILITLAGLTPDLDGAGLLIDWLTGTTRYYQQWHHVFGHNLVFAVSIATCAGLLAHTRQARVWLMSFVAIHLHLFTDLIGSKGPDGYQWPIEYLYPFSNTGLTWQGQWALNAWQNQLIWLALVLACISYVRRKNISFFELFGSKLDEAARSLCIRLNARYFR, encoded by the coding sequence ATGACCCCCAGTGCACACCTGATGATGAGCTGGCTGTGCGGCGCCAGCACTGTAGTAACAAAACGTGAACGCATACTCATAACCTTAGCGGGCCTGACACCCGATCTGGACGGTGCCGGGTTGCTGATAGACTGGCTCACAGGGACCACCCGATACTATCAACAATGGCATCATGTCTTCGGCCATAACCTGGTGTTCGCCGTGTCTATTGCAACCTGCGCCGGGTTATTGGCTCACACCAGACAAGCGCGTGTCTGGCTGATGTCCTTTGTTGCAATTCATTTGCACTTGTTCACTGACTTGATTGGCTCCAAAGGGCCAGATGGTTATCAGTGGCCCATCGAGTATTTGTATCCGTTTAGCAACACCGGTTTGACCTGGCAAGGGCAATGGGCACTTAACGCCTGGCAAAATCAACTCATTTGGTTGGCACTGGTGCTGGCATGTATCAGCTATGTCAGACGCAAAAACATCTCATTTTTCGAACTATTTGGCAGTAAACTGGATGAGGCAGCGCGCTCACTCTGTATCCGGCTCAACGCCAGATATTTCAGGTAA
- the hrpB gene encoding ATP-dependent helicase HrpB produces the protein MITALPIQAVYNELVSQLTTQPRVLLQAPPGAGKSTWLPLQLMLDGHFKRIIMLEPRRLAARNIASFLAAQLGEPVGERVGLRIRQEVKISARTQLEIVTEGTLTRLLQADPELQGVDLLIFDEFHERSLAADTALAFALESQQALRDDLHVLVMSATLDSERYQTFLSCPLVRSDGRSFAIDEVYVPLKDESRWLEQIPPMVRQALHEQSGSILVFLPGQKEIRYVADALQDTLSSCPELILATLSGDQDKQAQQAAIEPAPAGKRKVVLTTNVAETSLTIEGIRIVVDSGKRRASQYNLRTGVSELVTQSISRSSAVQRAGRAGRIEAGVVYRLGSQALFERRDAHDRPDILCSDLSGLMLEAKVWGSEVHELALLDTPSEAQLAKAQALLHSLELIDDRERVTALGKQVQALGADPRYGHMLLKSKALEAEYPGITRLGCYMIALLESRLSSSPELSIALQQQVAKPHGAFRQQLSYWLRRAQLQQTKEDLAIEHLPIVIALAFPDRLAKRRGQGWVLANGAGVNAHKAYWLDASYLAIAELGGHKGQQIFSATAFEPKQLQAALPYLFSERDVCEFEQKSAQFIHEQRTYLGHWVYIAKPAQGPVDTTLRTQAWLALVRQQGLKIFNACTDCEDLLTRMALAQQLYPQEFQGLDETSLLARLETWLAPYLDDIRQLPQLKKLDLHTALLSNLEWAQQQRLKAILPTRITVPSGSSIRVQYQLDGPARLSVRMQEVYGMSHSPVLCEGRIPVLMELLSPAQRPLQLTQDLAHFWQSSYREVQKEMKGRYPKHFWPDDPATAQATNRVKSRM, from the coding sequence ATGATCACAGCGCTACCCATTCAGGCCGTCTACAATGAACTTGTCTCGCAATTAACCACGCAACCTCGTGTGTTGTTACAGGCTCCGCCGGGGGCAGGTAAATCTACCTGGCTGCCGCTACAGCTGATGCTGGATGGGCACTTTAAACGCATCATTATGCTGGAGCCTAGGCGTCTGGCGGCGCGCAATATTGCCAGCTTTTTGGCGGCGCAATTGGGTGAGCCTGTGGGTGAGCGGGTGGGGCTTAGGATCCGCCAGGAAGTGAAAATTTCCGCTCGTACTCAGCTGGAGATTGTGACCGAAGGCACATTAACGCGTCTGCTTCAGGCAGATCCTGAATTGCAGGGTGTTGATTTGCTCATTTTCGATGAATTTCACGAGCGCTCTTTGGCAGCCGATACCGCGCTGGCCTTTGCACTGGAGTCGCAACAGGCATTGCGTGATGACTTGCATGTGCTGGTGATGTCGGCAACGCTCGACAGTGAGCGGTATCAAACGTTTTTATCCTGTCCGCTGGTGCGCTCAGATGGGCGCAGCTTTGCGATTGACGAAGTGTATGTGCCGCTCAAAGATGAAAGCCGCTGGCTGGAGCAAATCCCGCCAATGGTCCGTCAGGCATTACACGAGCAGAGCGGCAGTATTTTGGTCTTTTTACCAGGGCAAAAAGAAATTCGCTATGTCGCAGATGCCCTGCAGGACACACTCTCATCTTGCCCCGAGCTGATACTGGCAACGCTGTCTGGCGATCAGGACAAGCAAGCCCAGCAGGCGGCAATTGAGCCGGCACCTGCTGGCAAGCGCAAAGTGGTGTTGACCACTAACGTCGCCGAAACCTCATTAACAATAGAAGGGATCCGCATCGTTGTTGACAGCGGTAAACGGCGGGCCTCTCAGTATAACTTGCGCACCGGCGTGAGCGAGCTGGTGACTCAGTCTATTTCGCGCAGCTCTGCAGTGCAACGAGCGGGGCGAGCAGGCCGTATCGAGGCTGGGGTGGTATATCGCCTTGGCAGCCAGGCGCTGTTCGAACGCCGTGATGCTCATGATCGTCCTGATATTTTGTGCAGCGATCTGAGTGGCCTGATGCTGGAAGCCAAAGTCTGGGGCAGCGAAGTACATGAACTGGCACTGCTGGATACACCAAGTGAAGCGCAGTTGGCCAAGGCGCAAGCCTTGCTCCATAGTTTGGAGTTGATTGATGATCGTGAACGGGTCACAGCCCTGGGCAAGCAGGTTCAGGCATTGGGCGCGGATCCCAGGTACGGACATATGCTGTTAAAGTCCAAGGCACTTGAAGCCGAATATCCGGGCATTACCCGCCTTGGTTGCTATATGATAGCGCTGTTAGAGAGCCGACTATCCTCCAGCCCTGAGCTAAGCATTGCCCTGCAACAGCAAGTAGCAAAACCACATGGTGCATTTCGTCAGCAGTTATCCTATTGGCTGCGTCGTGCCCAGCTTCAGCAAACTAAAGAAGACCTCGCGATTGAGCACTTGCCAATCGTCATTGCACTCGCGTTTCCGGACCGCCTTGCCAAACGGCGTGGACAGGGCTGGGTGCTGGCTAATGGAGCCGGTGTGAACGCACACAAAGCATACTGGCTGGATGCCAGCTATCTGGCGATTGCCGAGTTAGGGGGGCACAAAGGCCAACAGATCTTCAGCGCCACGGCGTTTGAACCTAAGCAGTTACAAGCGGCTTTACCCTATCTGTTTTCTGAGCGTGATGTGTGTGAGTTTGAGCAAAAATCGGCACAGTTTATTCATGAGCAACGCACTTACCTCGGTCATTGGGTTTACATAGCTAAGCCCGCGCAGGGACCGGTAGACACAACACTGCGCACTCAGGCCTGGTTGGCTCTGGTGCGCCAGCAAGGTCTGAAGATATTCAATGCCTGTACTGATTGTGAGGACCTATTAACCCGGATGGCACTGGCGCAGCAGCTTTATCCACAGGAGTTTCAGGGCCTGGACGAAACCAGTTTGCTGGCGCGCCTTGAAACCTGGCTTGCGCCTTATCTGGATGACATTCGGCAATTGCCGCAACTAAAAAAGCTCGATCTTCACACTGCCTTGTTGAGTAACTTGGAGTGGGCGCAACAGCAACGCCTTAAAGCGATACTGCCAACGCGTATTACCGTACCCAGTGGTTCCAGTATACGTGTGCAGTATCAGCTGGACGGGCCGGCGCGCTTGTCGGTGCGCATGCAAGAAGTATACGGCATGAGCCACAGCCCGGTCTTGTGTGAAGGGCGAATACCGGTGCTTATGGAGTTACTTTCTCCTGCACAGCGGCCATTGCAGCTGACGCAGGATCTGGCGCACTTCTGGCAGTCCAGCTATCGTGAGGTACAAAAAGAGATGAAAGGGCGCTATCCCAAACATTTCTGGCCTGACGACCCGGCCACGGCTCAGGCGACCAACCGGGTAAAGAGCAGAATGTGA